The following are from one region of the Nicotiana tomentosiformis chromosome 7, ASM39032v3, whole genome shotgun sequence genome:
- the LOC104109623 gene encoding fatty acyl-CoA reductase 2, chloroplastic-like produces MSMLLFKNIFPLHTRESPTKLFSENHDSAFFEYNISSLKKHKKAKKRFCCMKSENLGNPQKCLLKAVTDVAAISMEKNEVLNTPKSSNGIGIVEFFEGKNVLVTGATGFLAKALVEKMLRTTPNINKIYLLIRAKDKGVAFDRLRSEIMESKLFKRLEEMHGEYYKPFILSKLVPVVGNIHEPNLGMDIITAHQIAEEIDLIVDSAANTTFDERYDLALEANVNGPCQLMMFAKKCKKLKLLMHYSTAYANGEREGCILEKPFTMGESITKEKVTSFSPFTKFPSLHAMNEMDLVSKLKNAITNNSLGQIMKDLGIERAKLYGWQDTYSFTKAIGEMMIDSMREEIPILILRPSVITSSFREPFPGFIQGFRVIDPSVYLYGKGDLPAFLGDPDCLVDVVPVDLVVNATMAAIAKHGYLQSPEVNVYHVASTFVNPFSLYQLFYYCYEYFTSFPFVNSKGDKVEVKEMKYFDKISDFSNYIWEELSRQHSVQDLTEKELLKIQMRFKRKVEYLKHFCKLYEPYAFYRGWFHIGNMRNLMEEMSEEERTSFEIDASKINWRDYLTGIHIPGVKEHELKGGRLPS; encoded by the exons ATGTCAATGCttctcttcaaaaatatttttcccctTCATACAAGGGAGTCACCTACTAAGTTATTTTCTGAAAATCATGATTCTGCTTTTTTTGAatataacatttcatccttgaaaaaacataaaaaagcaaaaaaaagatTTTGTTGTATGAAGTCTGAAAACTTAGGAAATCCACAAAAATGTTTATTAAAAGCAGTCACTGATGTTGCAGCCATATCAATGGAGAAAAATGAAGTTTTAAATACTCCTAAATCTAGTAATGGAATTGGGATTGTGGAGTTTTTTGAAGGGAAGAACGTTCTTGTCACTGGTGCTACGGGATTTCTTGCAAAAG CTTTGGTCGAAAAAATGCTAAGAACAACACCAAATATAAACAAAATTTATCTCCTCATCAGGGCAAAGGATAAGGGAGTTGCATTTGACAGATTAAGAAGTGAA ATTATGGAGTCGAAATTATTCAAACGCTTAGAAGAAATGCATGGTGAATATTACAAGCCATTTATATTAAGCAAATTGGTTCCTGTGGTTGGAAATATACATGAGCCAAACCTTGGTATGGATATTATTACTGCTCACCAAATTGCTGAAGAAATTGATTTGATCGTAGACTCTGCAGCAAACACTACATTTGACGAGag GTATGACTTAGCTCTTGAAGCTAATGTGAACGGTCCATGTCAACTCATGATGTTTGCCAAGAAATGCAAGAAATTAAAACTTCTTATGCATTATTCCACCG CATATGCCAATGGAGAAAGAGAAGGCTGTATTTTGGAGAAGCCATTTACCATGGGAGAAAGCATAACAAAGGAAAAAGTCACTTCATTTTCTCCCTTTACTAAATTTCCATCCCTACATGCTATGAATGAGATGGACTTAGTTTCAAAGTTGAAGAATGCTATTACTAACAATAGCTTGGGGCAAATAATGAAGGATTTAGGCATTGAGAG GGCGAAGTTATATGGATGGCAAGATACATATTCATTCACAAAGGCCATTGGCGAAATGATGATTGATAGCATGAGAGAGGAAATACCAATACTCATTCTTCGTCCCTCTGTGATAACAAGTAGTTTTAGAGAACCTTTTCCAGGATTTATACAAGGATTCAG GGTAATTGACCCTTCAGTTTATTTATATGGAAAAGGGGACCTCCCAGCCTTTCTTGGTGATCCAGATTGTCTTGTTGATGTG GTTCCTGTTGATTTGGTTGTAAATGCTACAATGGCTGCCATTGCCAAGCATGGATATTTACAAAGTCCAGAAGTTAATGTCTATCATGTGGCATCCACATTTGTGAATCCTTTCTCATTATATCAACTTTTCTACTATTGCTATGAATATTTCACTTCATTTCCTTTTGTTAACTCAAAAGGAGATAAAGTGGAAGTAAAGGAGATGAAATATTTTGACAAAATATCGGACTTTTCAAATTATATTTGGGAGGAATTATCAAGGCAACATAGTGTACAAGATTTAACTGAAAAAGAGCTTTTGAAGATTCAAATGCGGTTTAAAAGGAAAGTGGAATATTTGAAGCACTTCTGCAAACTCTATGAACCATATGCATTCTACAGAGGATG GTTTCACATTGGCAACATGAGAAATTTAATGGAAGAAATGTCTGAAGAGGAGAGAACAAGCTTTGAGATTGATGCATCAAAGATAAATTGGAGAGATTACTTAACAGGAATTCACATTCCTGGAGTGAAAGAACATGAATTGAAAGGAGGAAGACTACCTTCCTAA